In the genome of Notamacropus eugenii isolate mMacEug1 chromosome 7, mMacEug1.pri_v2, whole genome shotgun sequence, the window GTGGGCCACTCACTTAAAATTATTTCAAGTTGCAGGCATTCAGAAGGCATATTCCATTGCATTAATGCCTTTTACATTGTTGGCTATGGGTCAAAGGTTGTTAGGTAGATTTGAAGATGAACGGTTCCTAGAAAGGCTGGTAGGAGAGTGGATTGTACGAACAGTTATGGGTTTGTTGAGAAAAATCTAGTGTCTAGTCAAAGAAGTGCTGGTGTGTTTTCTTAAGACTGGCTTTTCACTCTTTTTATCCTTCTCCATTTGTAGTCACAGTCAGGTCTTGACTTGAGCTTTGAAGAAGAGCAAACCTAAAAACATGtctgcaaggatctaagatagaGATAGAGGCATTTATATTTGTTTGTAGAAAGATAATATCTATTTATACTTATTTGTATCtatttacatatagatatatctatatttatgtataatgGACAGGGACACATACTATAATAGAGAACAGACGTACTTCTGGAATAAATCTTTTACAAtactgcttcattctacattgtGATCCTACCTTTTAAATTGACCTGTGGTGAGAATAGCCAGCCATTTGTCaagttttttactttcttttcaggCTGTTCTCAAGATTTCGCTTGTAATACATCTTGCAGCTTCCTCAAGGAAGAAGATGTGCCTCTGAGCCCCTCTATGGCCACAGCAGGTGTGTCCTGCAAAGCAGAGCCTGAAAATGATACTTGCCAACACCCCAGTTTTTTGCCCTTTGCCTCTTCTAAGGCTGTTGGGGATGGACCTTTGCCTAACCAACCTCCTCCTCGGCGAATAAGGCAGAGGAGGCGTTCACTAGCCAACACGATCTCTGCTGAAATGGCCAGAAACAGGAGGTTAACATGGGATCTAGCCAGACGATCAGAGGCACATCTGGACAGGTTAATTGCCATTGGGGAACGGGCTAATGCTCAACGTGAGGTTGACAATGTTCTCCGCAGAGAATCAGTGATAGCAGTAAATCAGTTGGCTACAACTGTGGAAGGGGCAATAAGTGCCCTGCACCAGTTTAATGAACTCTTGGACCATTCTCTAAACCCTGGGAAATCCTAACTCTCTGCTGGGAAAACTGCTGTTCCACTGTGCTGGACCTTTGCCTGGTCCTTGACATGGTGGTGGGAGGGACCTGATGCCAACAGGAAAGGTAAGGTTCTACCCTCCTGGGAGAGTAGGAAGGTGGCATTATCTGGATCTCCTCCAAACAGTCGTAGAATAGGTGTTCTCTGACTTACTGTTACATGTTTTATTGTTCACTCATTGTCGGTCACAATTTTggataaataaaatttcatttctataCAATTGTGGACAGTCTGcttaatgaatataaaaatgaagcCATGCTTCTAGATCATCCACAtccttgttttattcatttatttgttttttaatcttaCGTGACTACAAGCTTTGGTGACTGGCAAACTGCCCCACTTTAATTGTGTGTGTAGCAGAGGGAAGCTATAGGTTAGGGAAAAGGAATTAACTGCTCTCTGCCCAGAACATTGGGTGTCTCAATAGCCATTTGCAAAATAAGCATACTCTtgtagaatgagaaagagaggcTTCTGGAGGTGACGTAGACCATTACACTTAAGCCATTCTGTATAGATGGATATTATTCCTTTCTTGAAGATTTATAGAAAACCCAAATCCATGGTCTCCCTCGctaacttattttttattttgttgtccagttatttttgttgtatctgagtcttcatgaccccatttggagttttcttggcaaacataatggaatggtttgccatttctttcaccagctcattttacagatgagaaaattgaggcaaacagggttaagtgacttgcccagggtcacacagctaataagtatctgaggccagatttgaactcagatattcctgactccaggcccagcactattcACTTTGCCCCACGAtggaattttgtatttaatcgGTTACAAATTCTAATAATGCTTAGTTCCCTTACATTGCAATTTTCTAGAGCTGATTATTAAAGTACAGCTAATCATCTGTATAACCTTCCATCATTTAAATTCCGGCCAGTCTGAGTAATTCAGTTCCTATAACTTCACTGGGCCTGTTCTGTACCCCTTTAATCATGGCAGGGTTCTACTTTGTCTCTTGTTGATCTTTTTAAAATTGGAGCCACCCAAATAGGAAGATGATTTGATAACTTTTCATGCTATACTCTGTAGAAAGAGACCAGGGTTTGTCTTTTTTAATGTTAACTACTATCCTTGATGAGAAGAACAGTTGAATTTAAACAAGCTAATTTTTGTTATTCGGTTGTGTCTGATTCTACGTGAtcctgttgaggtttaggggtactAGGACTCTAAAATAAGACACgtgggtcctgcccaaatgaattctaCCTAAGCCTTTcaaccaaagaaagacaaagtttattgaACACCTGCCGTTTAAGGAGTCTGAGCATTTGTATCATGGGCCAGATTGAATCAATGTCTTTGAAATGCTAATATAAGCAGGCTACATAGAATCTGAGCGCTTTCACGGAAACatgatggatcttatatacagaaatacTGAAAGGGATGTTGAGGTGACCTAGTAGtcttggggggagaggaagggtctTGATTGGAGCGTTCAGTAGCCTGGGGTGACTAGGTGGAATCCAGGGAGGATCTAGCTGGCAATGTTGTGTCTAGAGGGCAGAAGCCAGGAATGAGaaaaatgggattttgatagAATCAAAGGTGGGAAGTAGCTGGAAGCAATCCAGAGGTAACCAAGGTTTGGGCCTATAGATAATGAAAAGCTTATGGCCTCAAGCGAATACCAGATAGAGTGGGGAAATCCTAGATTTCAAGTTGGGCTTTCCAGGGCCCCTTAGACTAATGGGCCCCAAACTCTTTTGGGATAAGGGACAAAGGTCTCGGCTTGGGCCCATACCCCGTCATTCccgttggggttttcttggcaaaggtactagagtagtctgccatttccttttccagttcattttacagagaaggaaactgaggcaaatgaggatAAGTGACCTGGCCAGGGTCATATAATAACTATTACTAAAGTAATTCCTGTAAacatcagaggccagatttggacaAATGAAGATTAGGCTTCTccacttcaggcccagcactgtattcactttgccacccagctgccaaGCAAGCTAAGTACTGGATGCAATTCAGTTAAAGTTTTACTATTTTCAAATAGTAGATACTTCTCAAAAATGGTGAACACTTTGAGATAATTTGAGAAGTAACAACTGGGAGGGCACTCAGCTCTGAAGGAAGCTGGAGTTTCTGAGAGgccaaggtgaggagggagggatggctAGCCTGTGCAGAGGCAGAGCTGG includes:
- the LOC140514585 gene encoding myb/SANT-like DNA-binding domain-containing protein 7, whose product is MDPEYLKDNVVQLRHRDQSLGDLDSLMEEEARVQEVPQDLTIRQHPTWWEAEETEVSQLPIKTENDEEPVDQTPGCSQDFACNTSCSFLKEEDVPLSPSMATAGVSCKAEPENDTCQHPSFLPFASSKAVGDGPLPNQPPPRRIRQRRRSLANTISAEMARNRRLTWDLARRSEAHLDRLIAIGERANAQREVDNVLRRESVIAVNQLATTVEGAISALHQFNELLDHSLNPGKS